The nucleotide sequence ATCATAATTCTTATACCAATCATCCCATTTGAGAATTTCCAAAAAGAATTTTTAGAATTTCTAAACTCTTTTTTACCGCCACAAACATCAGAGTTTTTTAATGATAATATTTTTAATAATATAAGTGTAAATAAACAAGGAGGTTTACTGTCTACAGTATTTTTGTTATCCTTGCTTTTAATGGCAAATGGTGTAAACGCTGTGTTTTCTGGTTTTGAACATTCATATCACCAACAATTAACAAGAAACGTTTTTAAGCAATATTTATATGCTTTAGGAGTTGCAATAATTCTAGCAGTTTTGCTAATTGTTACTGTTGGGGTATTTGGTTATTTCCAAATTTCTATAGTTACACCGCTATATGAAAGTATTAGTGGAAAAGAGATAGATAGTTCTAATTCAGGACTATTTTGGGTGCAGTTTGTTAAATATGCTTTTTTTATCTTAATGATTTATATAGCTACTGCTACTTTATACTATTTTGGGACTAAAGAAGGTAGGCACTCTAAGTTCTTTTCGATTGGAGCTTTGTTTACTACATTATTAATTTTACTAACATCTTATCTTTTTGGTGTGTATATTGAAAATTTTTCTAAATACAATGAGCTTTATGGTTCTATTGGTGCTTTATTAATTTTGTTATTCTACTTATGGTTAAACTCAAATATTTTGCTCTTAGGATATGAACTTAATGCATCCTTACAGCAATTAAAGCGTAAGGTATAGTATGTTTAACTCAACTCATTTTATAGACGTTATACTACCAATTCCACTAGAAAAGCAATTTACCTATGCTATAACGCTAGCAGAATCTAAATTTCTAAAAACTGGTATGCGTGTTGCTGTGCCTTTTGGGAAGAGTAAAATATATACTGCATTAGTTTTAAACATTCATCAAAATACTCCTGAGGCTTATGAAGCCAAAGAAATTCACCAAATTCTGGATGAAATACCTTTGGTTAATGAATTTCAAATAAAGCTTTGGCAATGGATGTCTAGTTACTATATGTGTACTTTAGGAGACATTCTTAGAGCAGCATTACCAAGTACTTTTTTACTAGAAAGTGAGACTACCATTATTTTAAATAAAGATGAAGAAATTAACGATTTAGAGCTAAGAGACGATGAATTTTTAGTGTATGAAGCGCTGCAACATCAGTCTAGCTTAAAGATTCAAGATATTAGTAATATTCTTGATAAAAAAAATGTACTTCCTGTAATAAAACGACTTATTGAAAAAAACGTTATTACAGTTGAAGAAGAATTGTATGAAAAATATAAACCCAAATTAATACGATATGTCAAGCTAAATGAAACATACAAAAGCGAAAACGCATTACAAGAATTATTAGAAACATTAAGTAGAGCTCCAAAACAACGACAAATAATAATGTCGTTATTCACATTGAATTCCATTTCAAAAAAGGCAATAAAAGTATCAGATTTAATCAAAAAAAGTGAAGCATCTTCTGCACAAATAAAAGCATTAATTGATAAAGAAATTTTAGAAGGGTATTACTTAAAAACTGATAGAGTTTCTTTTGAAAAAGATGAAATTTTAGAATCTAAGTCTCTAAATAATGACCAAGAAATCACTTTAAATGAAATATCTAAATCATTTAAAAATCAAAATGTTACATTATTACACGGTGTTACATCATCTGGTAAAACAGAAATTTATGTAAAGCTTATTGAAGATGTTTTAAAACTAGAAAAACAAGTATTGTATTTAGTGCCAGAAATTGCGTTAACCTCTCAATTAGTAACCAGATTGAGCACATATTTTGGCAATCAAATTTCGGTATATCATTCACGGTATTCTTTAAACGAGCGTGTTGAGGTTTGGCATCATGTGTTAAATAATTCCGATAAGGCTAAAGTAATTCTTGGGGCGCGATCATCTGTATTTTTACCCTTCAATAATTTAGGGTTAATTATTGTAGACGAAGAGCATGAGCAATCGTATAAGCAATTCGATCCAGCACCTCGTTATCACGCACGCGATACTGCTATTGTGCTTGCTAATTTATTTAAAGCAAAAACACTCTTGGGCTCTGCAACACCTAGTATTGAGAGTTACTTTAATGCAGTAAAGGAGAAGAAGTATGGATTTGCAGAGTTAAATACACGTTACAATGATGTGTTAATGCCAGAAATAGAGCTTGTGGATATTAAAGACAAACAGAAGCGTAAGCGTATGCAAGGTCATTTTAGTGATAGATTAATCGAAGAAATGACAGAAGCTTTAGATAATGACAATCAAATAATATTATTTCAAAATAGAAGAGGTTTTTCTCCAATTATTGAGTGCAATACATGTGGACATTCACCACAATGCTCAAATTGCGATGTAAGTTTGACGTATCATCAATATAAAAATCAGTTGCGATGTCATTATTGTGGTTATGCTATTGCAATGCCTAAAAATTGTATAGCTTGTGGCAGCAGTGAGCTAGATAATAAAGGTTTTGGAACCGAGCAAATTGAAGCTGAGGTTAAAGTGTTATTTCCTAAAGCTAAAGTTGCTAGAATGGATTTGGATACCACTAGAGGAAAATATAGTTACGAACGAATTATTACAGCGTTTGAGCAACATGAAGTAGATGTATTAGTAGGTACGCAAATGGTCACTAAAGGCTTAGATTTTAGAAATGTGAAACTGGTTGGGATTATGAATGCAGATAGTCTATTAAATTTCCCTGATTTTAGGGCTCATGAGCGTAGTTTTCAATTGATGTTACAAGTTTCTGGAAGAGCAGGTAGAACAGATGTAAGGGGCAAGGTGCTTATTCAAACATATAATCCTTACCATAAAATTTTGCAGCAAGTATCTACTAATGATTATTTAGGGATGTTTTATGAACAAATGGATGAGCGTTATAATTATAAGTATCCACCAATTTATAGACTCATTAAAGTCACCTTAAGGCATCGAGATTATAACAAAGTAAATGATGGTGCAGAGTGGATGGCAAAATCATTTAGAAATGTGTTTAAGCAACATGTGTTAGGACCTGAGTTTCCGCCAATTTCTAGAATTAGAAATCAGTATCATAAAAATATACTTATTAAAATTCCTCAAAATCAATCTTTAGCAAAAACAAAAGAAGCTATTCTTAAAATTAAGAACAGCTTCTTGAGTATCAAAGATTTTCGTCCGATTAAAGTAATTCTAAATGTCGATAATTACTAGGGTTTAAATATTATTTAAAGCATCTACTAATTGCGTCTTCTTATTTCTACTTAAAGGAATTTCGTAAGCGCCAACTTCAACATTTTTACTGTTAAAGCGATCAATTTTATCTAGATTAACGATATAAGATTTATGAATTCTTAAGAATTTACCTTCTGGTAATTCTGCTTCGAAAGCTTTCATGGTAGATAATACCACTAAACTATTCTCTTCGGTTACTAATTTTACATAGTCACCAAGTGCTTCAATCCATTTTATATCCTTAATATAAACTTTTCTCTTTTTTAAATTACTTTTCACAAAGATATGCTCACCGTCAGTCTCTTTAAAATCCAGCGTTAATTTATGCTGTTCTAAAGCTTTGTCTACTGCAGTATTAAAGCGTTCTCTTGTAATTGGTTTTTGTAGATAATCTGTAGCATCGTAATTAAATGCTTTAAATGCATACTCTGTTTTACCAGTGACGAAAATAATTTGGGGTTTATTATTTAATACGTCAAGTAATTCAAAGCCATTTAAAACAGGCATTTCGATATCCAGAAAGATTAAGTCTACTTTGTGAGTATTGAGTCCGTTTTTCGTCTCCAGAGCGCTACTATATTCTGCTATCAAGTTAAGAGAAGGGTGGTTCTCTATAAGCTTGACAATAGATAAGCGTTGGATTGCGGAGTCATCTACAACAACACAGTTTAAAGTCATAACATTTCTTGTTTTAGGTTAAGATATCGACAATAGTACAAAAAATTCGGTTAAAAACCAAAAAACGCCGATAAACTGTTTTGTTTAACAAAATTTTAACATTTTATTAAGAGTGAAAAAATAGCTGTAAATATTGTTGTCTAAACAATAATAAATACCTATTTTTGCAGCCATTTTAAACATAAATAAATAATTTAATATGAATCATTACGAAACTGTTTTCATCTTGAATCCCGTTTTATCTGAAGATCAGATAAAGGAAACAGTAAAGAAATACGAAGATTTTCTTGTTTCTAAAGGTGCAAAGATGATAGCAAAGGAAGATTGGGGACTAAAAAAGTTAGCTTACCCAATCCAAAACAAAAAGAGTGGATTTTACCACTTATTTGAATTCACTGTAGATGGTGAAGTAATTAACCCACTAGAGGTTGAATTTAGAAGAGATGAGCGTTTTATGCGTTATTTAACTGTAGCGTTAGATAAGCATGCTATTTCTTGGGCAGAGAGAAGAAGAGTTAAACTTAAAGAAAAAGCGTAATTATGTCATCTATAGAACAACAGTCTAAAGGAAAAAAAGAAGGAGAAATTAGATATTTAACTCCTCTTAACATAGATACTAGCAAGAAAAAGAAGTATTGTATGTTTCAAAAATCTGGAATCAAGTATGTTGATTATAAAGACCCAGATTTTTTAATGAGATTTATAAACGAACAAGGTAAAATTTTACCAAGACGTCTTACAGGTACTTCATTGAAATACCAACGTAAGGTAGCTGTTGCAGTAAAAAGAGCACGTCATTTAGCATTGATGCCTTACGTAGCCGATTTATTAAAATAAAATACCGATAACAATGGAACTTATATTAAAACAAGACGTTGAAAATTTAGGATTTAAAGACGATGTTGTAACAGTTAAGAACGGTTATGGTAGAAATTTTTTAATTCCTCAAGGACAAGCGATATTAGCTACAAGCTCTGCTAAAAAAGTATTAGCAGAAAACTTAAAGCAAAGAGCTTTTAAAGAACAAAAAATTGTTGATGATGCTAATAAAGTAGCAGAAGCAATAAAAGCATTAGAAATTAAGATTACTGCTAAAGTAGGATCTGGTGATAAGTTATTTGGATCTGTAAATAACATCAATGTTTCTGAAGCTTTAGAGAAAGAAGGTCAAGAAATTGATAAGAAATATATTACTATCCCTGGTGGTAGTATTAAGCGTTTAGGTAAGTACACAGCAGTTGTTAGATTACACAGAGAAGTATCTGTTGATTTAGATTTCGAGATTGTACCACAAGCTTAATTAGCTTTTCACAATATAAAACTAACCGTTTGGATATACTTTCTAGACGGTTTTTTAATTTTTAAATATTACATCATGTCACG is from Pontimicrobium sp. SW4 and encodes:
- a CDS encoding YihY/virulence factor BrkB family protein encodes the protein MTKHIEERLDKIPVINWVVRLLKNIKLPGFEGLSIYDLLEMYTIGIVQGALTTRASAIAFSFFTAIFPFLLFIIILIPIIPFENFQKEFLEFLNSFLPPQTSEFFNDNIFNNISVNKQGGLLSTVFLLSLLLMANGVNAVFSGFEHSYHQQLTRNVFKQYLYALGVAIILAVLLIVTVGVFGYFQISIVTPLYESISGKEIDSSNSGLFWVQFVKYAFFILMIYIATATLYYFGTKEGRHSKFFSIGALFTTLLILLTSYLFGVYIENFSKYNELYGSIGALLILLFYLWLNSNILLLGYELNASLQQLKRKV
- the priA gene encoding primosomal protein N', whose amino-acid sequence is MFNSTHFIDVILPIPLEKQFTYAITLAESKFLKTGMRVAVPFGKSKIYTALVLNIHQNTPEAYEAKEIHQILDEIPLVNEFQIKLWQWMSSYYMCTLGDILRAALPSTFLLESETTIILNKDEEINDLELRDDEFLVYEALQHQSSLKIQDISNILDKKNVLPVIKRLIEKNVITVEEELYEKYKPKLIRYVKLNETYKSENALQELLETLSRAPKQRQIIMSLFTLNSISKKAIKVSDLIKKSEASSAQIKALIDKEILEGYYLKTDRVSFEKDEILESKSLNNDQEITLNEISKSFKNQNVTLLHGVTSSGKTEIYVKLIEDVLKLEKQVLYLVPEIALTSQLVTRLSTYFGNQISVYHSRYSLNERVEVWHHVLNNSDKAKVILGARSSVFLPFNNLGLIIVDEEHEQSYKQFDPAPRYHARDTAIVLANLFKAKTLLGSATPSIESYFNAVKEKKYGFAELNTRYNDVLMPEIELVDIKDKQKRKRMQGHFSDRLIEEMTEALDNDNQIILFQNRRGFSPIIECNTCGHSPQCSNCDVSLTYHQYKNQLRCHYCGYAIAMPKNCIACGSSELDNKGFGTEQIEAEVKVLFPKAKVARMDLDTTRGKYSYERIITAFEQHEVDVLVGTQMVTKGLDFRNVKLVGIMNADSLLNFPDFRAHERSFQLMLQVSGRAGRTDVRGKVLIQTYNPYHKILQQVSTNDYLGMFYEQMDERYNYKYPPIYRLIKVTLRHRDYNKVNDGAEWMAKSFRNVFKQHVLGPEFPPISRIRNQYHKNILIKIPQNQSLAKTKEAILKIKNSFLSIKDFRPIKVILNVDNY
- a CDS encoding LytTR family DNA-binding domain-containing protein, which produces MTLNCVVVDDSAIQRLSIVKLIENHPSLNLIAEYSSALETKNGLNTHKVDLIFLDIEMPVLNGFELLDVLNNKPQIIFVTGKTEYAFKAFNYDATDYLQKPITRERFNTAVDKALEQHKLTLDFKETDGEHIFVKSNLKKRKVYIKDIKWIEALGDYVKLVTEENSLVVLSTMKAFEAELPEGKFLRIHKSYIVNLDKIDRFNSKNVEVGAYEIPLSRNKKTQLVDALNNI
- the rpsF gene encoding 30S ribosomal protein S6 is translated as MNHYETVFILNPVLSEDQIKETVKKYEDFLVSKGAKMIAKEDWGLKKLAYPIQNKKSGFYHLFEFTVDGEVINPLEVEFRRDERFMRYLTVALDKHAISWAERRRVKLKEKA
- the rpsR gene encoding 30S ribosomal protein S18 codes for the protein MMSSIEQQSKGKKEGEIRYLTPLNIDTSKKKKYCMFQKSGIKYVDYKDPDFLMRFINEQGKILPRRLTGTSLKYQRKVAVAVKRARHLALMPYVADLLK
- the rplI gene encoding 50S ribosomal protein L9; translation: MELILKQDVENLGFKDDVVTVKNGYGRNFLIPQGQAILATSSAKKVLAENLKQRAFKEQKIVDDANKVAEAIKALEIKITAKVGSGDKLFGSVNNINVSEALEKEGQEIDKKYITIPGGSIKRLGKYTAVVRLHREVSVDLDFEIVPQA